Genomic DNA from Nyctibius grandis isolate bNycGra1 chromosome Z, bNycGra1.pri, whole genome shotgun sequence:
GCACCTCCAAACTTCCAGTCCCGCAAGTTTGCAGAGCCTCCCGGTACTACACACAGGGCTACAGCGCGATACATCCTTCCCGGAGCCGCAGCCTCAGCGCTCGGGCAGCCGTGGCATCGCGGGCCGGGAGGAGCGGCGGCACCCAGCCGGTCTCACTCGCCCTCCTGCTCccaaatgctttctgttttcaccTCCCTCTGCTTAAGCAGCATTTCCCTTTAGTGCTACCCCTCGGGACTAGGAAAGCATTTATTCTTAGTTCTGCCTTAATGTGGTTCAAGTCAtggaagaaagatgaggaagatACTTGTGTCCAACCAGTTTGTCAGGACTGAGCGTTACGCTGCAGTTTGGGACCCAGAGAGCGTGATGTCAGCTAGCGTGCTTCAGTCAAAATTTATTATTGCTTGGGAATccacttttcttctttagacTCATGCTCTTGTTTCTTTTAGTGATTGTCATCCAGCTCTGGGAGAAAGGCAAGTAATGTCATACTGCATCTCACTGGTTTAAACAGTCTGTTCGTTTGGCTCATCTGTATTAACACAGTTGTAACCACTAGAAATTTCTGGAACTTGATTTGCCTTCTGTGAGTCACAAAATGTCAACACCTGTGTTTTAACCTATTCAATATAAAGGCTGACTATTAAGAAGAGGGAGGGGATACTCATGCATGATTTCATTGTAGTACAATTAAAGAGCTCATCTTCTGGGAAAGGAAGTGTGCTACCTCAACTTCTAATTGAACCTAGTTCATAAACAAGGTACAGGGCCAGATGTACCAATTAGTGTAAAGACTTGTGTCAGATCCTGCATATTATAATTAGTCATGGCACTAGAGGCCTGTTTGCGCATTGTTAGAAGGTTTTTgttgaagaaatttaaaatttcttctttcttactttcaaattttctgaagctgaggggacctttttatttttatgtaggaAGGAATTGAGTCAAATATGATTTGAGAAATGGCTGTTAGTTTGCTGGTAATGTTAGTGTGAAGCACATTTATTCTTGGTGCTAATGGAATTTGAGGGAAAGGGGAGTCCCAGTTCTCCATTTGAAGACCCATGCAGGGGGCTCCAGGGAGAAATAGAGATTAAATGTCTACCTTTCCAAAAGCCCTAATATCTACTACATAAATCACTTAATTAAGTGTATTTGTGAAGACTAGAACTTGcacttctttcaaaaaaaggtGACACATGTCAATAACATTTATTGTAATGACTTTCACAGTTAGTAATAtcaaacttgttttttaaaacacatttcaagtGGCAATCTTTTCAATAAACTTATTCTTCATTTTCGGTTTCTCAGTAAAAGTTTGTGAAACCAAACTTGttacaaaaatgcaaaatttcatcacctgaaaatggaattGTCTCTACAGCTGTAgctctgtgaaaaataaacttgaaaatATACATCACAATCATCCTCAAGTATCTAAAAATTCAGTCATATTCTTACAAATAAATtgggtttagaaaaaaaaaatttgttcaaGTTGTTTatcagcttgattttttttcttacctgtaAAGTTATTATCTGCCTTTGCATCTTGTTTCATATTAGAGCAtcttaaatatatatgcaaaattGTATCCACTTTTTATTTGCTCTTCAAGagttcattttctctgttgagATGGGTGGAAAAACAGCTGTTCCATCCTCTGCCTGAGCCAGAATAGACACTTCTCCAGTCCCTACCTGATCTGTGGCCTTTGGCTGTCCCTCGCCTGGTAGTTACGAAGTTACCATCTTCCCTCGCAGCAGCCTGTCTTCAGCCACTTTGTAAACCACAGGAAAGTGGGAAACAGCCTTGGGATTcgtttcctgtttctttcatgGTCATTGTTACCAGGAGTTCAGGGAGCTGCTTATAGATCTGCTTATAAAGCTGAATAAGCAGATATTGAAACTAAGTATTTTGATGGATATTTGAAAATTGCAGTTAGGATAAAATTGTTAATATGCAGAGGAACAAAGTGTGGACTATTGACAAAGAGCAGGTTGTAAAGCTCTGGAGTTAGTGTGCGTAGTAAGGCTGAAATTTGAACCTGAAGTATCTCCAAATTAGTGGCAGACAGCTTGCTTCAAATAGATGTAAAGATGAATAAAGCCTCAGTTAAAAACAGATACCTGGGAGAAGTATTTTTGTATTGGGCTTAGAGAATCAAATGTGGTCAAGGACTACCTTTAGGTAGTCATTACTCTGCTTTAAAAGGTAGAGGTTTCCTGGAGCTAGCTATTTTCATGGGATTGTTTATACCAAACATGCTTAAGTAAATTGCTAGATAGATGGAAAAAGTCAGCATCTTAAAAAATTGTTGGCTGAAGATCTGTTTGACGTATTAAAGAACTCTGTATTCTTGTGCTGAATCTGTTATTTGGACATACTTAAAATGCAGTACATGTGTTACTTGCTAGTTTTTATTTACATGCAGTCTTTTATACGATGAAAATGTTTAAACTATTAAAAGGTGTTTTGATTGGTTTATGGTTTCTATTCATATCTCATTAGTTTATTAGGTGAAAGTATTGCTTTCATGGCTTGTTAACaattcacatttaaaaacagaaggacAAAACTTGGTATTTGTTTGAAAGAAATACTCATTTATGACATTCATAGCAATGGAATACATAAGGATGAATTTGAGTCACTTCATTCCTACACAGtccataattttaaaactatgtaGCTAGCAAGAAAGATGTAAAATGTATGCAATGACTTTGAACTCTGCACCAAGAATAGTGTTTGCAATAGCAGATTTTTATATTGCATCTGTGCATCAGTTAAGAAGggattcttttaaatttttgtctACCTGTTCCATTGATTTTTAAGCACTGATTATATTTAGAAATGTCACTGACTTCTTAATATTGTGCATCTATTCAGTTTTGTGCTCAGTGTCTTATAATTCAGTAAAGtgtgtttctcatttttaaaaaaaaggaaggaagaatggGGAAATTCTCCCCTAAGAATCCATTTCTACACCTCTGAAACAAGCAAATCTCCCATGtcattttaatttggaaaattattCTACCAACTGTTGTAATTCTTTTTTGTAACTTGAGGAAGAAGAGAGTTGTACTCGTGGAAGATGAAGTTTGTTTTGGGAATTCATCCTAATGCGCTGGCATATTCCATGACTACATTAGGTGCTGGAATGATGAACAGTATCTTTAATTTCTACTACGTTAAGCTTTTCCTAAACCGATACAAAATTTCAGAAGTAGCATTTCATCAAGCACAGGTATTGTACAATGGAATATTTTGATGACCATGTTGTGCTATGTGTCTGTGTTATCATAACAGTCATTTTTTTACttacaaattaattttggaTGCATTGCAAATAGTTATacagtaaatgcattttaaatttagttAATCCATAAGCAATTGAAGGTACAGATAAAGCACATCATTTACAGTCTTTAGACTAAAAATCTCCAGAATTTAATTGCTGGAAAGATTTTTACCATTGATAGCTTGAAGTAATGTTCTAAACTAATCTTGCACCTCAGCTCCATAGATATGTTTGACATTAGTGCGTTCCTATGGACTGTTTAAGTGCTTAAATACTGCCTTCATTCTGCAAGTTATTATCCACGTGAGCAACTCTTGTCGTAAATGGTCTCCTGAAAGTAATGGGCCAGCTCATGTTTTGAATTACTTGCTGTGAGCGTAATATCTGGGCTTTGCAAGATGAAAGCCCAGATACATAAGCTTTTGAAAGAGTGAAGTCTTAGAGACAGGGGTTTATTTCACGTGTAGTTGGGCACCTGCCTACTTATTcatcttgtttttcaaaattactaTAAACCTCTGAATACCTTTAAGAATTTGGTCTAGAGTCTGTTTTGACCTCAGCagctttcatctttctttattctttgaatagagatttattttaaataaatatggtATGTATTACTTCTGTGTTTGTATAACCTCTGCAGAAAAATCATGCTAATGATAAATTCTGTTGTGTTTCTTACTTGTTTGTCACAGGTTGTATTTATGATATGGAATGCCATTAATGATCCTCTTTTTGGGTATATTCAAGATAACTCCAAATTTGCATGCTGCTCAAGACGCCAGTTTTCAATTTTATACGGAGCTCCTTTATATGCGTTAGCCTTTTTGCTTCCTTGGTTTCCTTGGAAACATTATGAAGAAGGTGACTGGCTAAGTGGTCTTCACCTCATTGTTGCGTTATGTGCTTTTGATGGTTTGCTTACATTTGTGCTTCTGGCGCAGTGTGCGCTCTTTGCAGAAATTTCAACAAGACATGAAAGTAGGCTTCAGCTTATTAAATATAACCAAGTAGCAACATTGATCGGATCAACAAGCATTCTCTTTTGTGGTCTCATATCAGATAATATGGaaaattttgcatattttcagGCTTTCACTCTTTTGGTCGCAGCATTAGCAACAGCTTGTATGTGTTACACAGGCAAATATAGTACTACTCAATATGAGCAAAGAGAAATTTGTACGGAGAATGCTAATCTGGAAAATGGTGATGGAGCTCTCTCCTGGTCCTCTGTAATTTCATTGACCAAACAGATAATGACAGAGAAAAGCTTTATATTTTTTGTAACGATGAACTTCTTCCAAGTCTTCCACCTAGCCTTCTGCAACAATTTTATGATGATCTTTGCGGATAATCTTATTCCTAAGGATGTCCTTTCTTCCTCAATAAGAAGTATCATGTATGGAGCAGGCTTTATTTGTCCTCAGGTAGGCAGTtacacttttttatttcaaaacatgaaaacacGGTGTTTTACTAGTTTTTATTAGGTTAAGGTATCCATTTATATTCtttgttgaaaaaataatttttaacaaataattttctcccGTTGGCTACACTGAGAAACAAATCTAGCTCACCAGTGCtctaaaagaagaaagtacCTTTATGTACAGGCAAACCAAATGTAAGGGTAGGGTAGCAAGAACGGAGAAGCAGGCAGGCTGGTAGAATATCTGTTTACAAGAATGTGAGATGTGAGTATGCAAGGAGTGCATGTTTTGTATCCTACAGTGTTTATAATATCCAAGTATAAAGGAATGAAAAACATGGTCAAGATAAAAAGTTTCTAAAAGCAAATTCTATAGAACTCtgaattcttttctctttggttttgatttgtaATACATGATGAAAGAATAATCTCTTCTTCAGGAAGTTTCTGAGATAAACTTCACAAAACACCATAAAAACTATTAGGTATTAAAAGCATTGTTGAAATATGTCGTATCTCAGTCATGGGAACCAAACAAAACTCTAAATAGCTGCTTTTTGAGAATAATACGTTCCCATTTATTCTGTTGTTTGCTGTCTTGGTCAGCTACATTTACTGGGGTGAGAGAGAGATACTCTCAAGACCCCAATCAGGGATGGGGGAAGGAGTTatgaactggaaaagaaaagcaaacccaaatGAGTAATGTGTGAgaacaagaaaagcagcaaaaatatgTCCCACAGAATGTAAATATACTTGTCTGCagggaataaaaaaagtctCCTGTTCATTCCCTTCTAACTTCTTTCACTggatcttttaaaattttcactgtgtttACTGATTGGATGATGAAAGTCAGGATACTCAAAATCTGAGTATCCTGACTTTCGTCATAGGTGCTGATGGTGTTcagaatttctgaaaatctggCTGTTATGTTCATTAAATTGTAATGGTTTTCAGtaagtaaaatgtaaaagaagaTACATGAAAGTGCAACTGGAATTCGCAGCTCAATTTCCGTTACTGTTTTGGCTTTTGTATATGTAACATACAAAGCCTAAACACACCTTCTCTGTTCCATAACTGCTAAATATCTATCATTTCAACTTTTATCCTTACCACAGGtttaatagggtttttttttctgtaactcaAACAATTAGCTGATGAACTTTGGAAATAAATCAGAAACTACAGAAGTTAGGAAAGCTTAAATAATTTTACACTCAATATATAGCAATCACTTTTGTTGATAAAATCAGTGTGACAGTGTGAAACGAACAATCTTTCAGGAAACGCAtctctctctgctccccagAGACTCTGTGTCTAGAAGGTCACTGAACCATAAAGAGTTTGCTGTGACCTTATTTTTCTCAGGTTTTGTCCTTTTTCGCTCAAGATATAATAAGAGAATTCTCTGGTGGCAATGTCCTGAACTTCATTTACTGGAAAAGCACCCAACCCATGTGAAATAAAGCCCCTTCTTATGAACTGTGCTTCAGTGGCC
This window encodes:
- the LOC137676456 gene encoding transmembrane protein 180-like, with the translated sequence MKFVLGIHPNALAYSMTTLGAGMMNSIFNFYYVKLFLNRYKISEVAFHQAQVVFMIWNAINDPLFGYIQDNSKFACCSRRQFSILYGAPLYALAFLLPWFPWKHYEEGDWLSGLHLIVALCAFDGLLTFVLLAQCALFAEISTRHESRLQLIKYNQVATLIGSTSILFCGLISDNMENFAYFQAFTLLVAALATACMCYTGKYSTTQYEQREICTENANLENGDGALSWSSVISLTKQIMTEKSFIFFVTMNFFQVFHLAFCNNFMMIFADNLIPKDVLSSSIRSIMYGAGFICPQCLVLLSHASLKKFGYYRIILFSFYFEGVAAAVMFVLGPEHYYLLAFYLTTNMVMVQASFSLFNLPLADIVDADLIKHKRRSPLSSMVFGTNALFTKPAQSLAPMLVVTVLNQFGYENLNNKVVQPDPSLFLGLHDAMFYLICLVPLCIAVIQILTWTPFSIQNSHVTAVR